From the Pirellulales bacterium genome, the window TTCCCGATTATTTTCGCGCCGGCTCATCGTACTTCGGCATGTCCGATTACGGCTACGATGCAGTGAGTGGGTGGTATTTTGACGGCGCCGATTCGGGTCACAAGAGCCAGATGAACTCCGACATCGGCAACCCGGCCCTTGGCAATCCGACAATTGAAGATCGCTACTTGGCACGAGCGTCAAACTTGGCCTCACGCAACAACCCCTACAGTGAAATTCACTTGTTCGTTAACCAAAACGAACCTACCTGTCCGCCGGTTAACGACAATACCTACCAGGGCAACGCCGTAGCTGCGGCTTCGTTTGACGGCGAGTTCAATAAGATCAACGTCCACATCGGCGGTCTCGGTCAATATGTCGATTTCAACCATAACGGCATAAACGAAGCCAACGAATTGCAAAGCTGGCCCCACGGCTATCCCAGCTCCAATCAGCAGCAGGCGGCCGAAGCGTGGTATTTGCCGCGACTGCTCGACGGCTCGATTCCGCAGCCGGTGCTGAACCTGAAAGACGATTTGTTTGTTGCTGGCTTTGTGGTAACCAAGCGGTTTAGCTTGTGGTTAGGCGACGGACAAAACGCAGCCGGCGATTTGAATTACGACTTATCCGATAACCTATGGACTTTTGACCTCGATATTCTCTCCAACAGCACCAGTATTCAAGGAACGCTCAAAGTTGACACAGCAGCACTGAGCGGAAAGATGCTGGCCGCGCGGCTGAACGGTATCGTCGTCGGCCAATTCGTTGGTGGTAGCGCTTTTCAACAGAACAATTTCGGCAACAATGACCAGTTGACATTGACGGTCGTTGGGCCTGGCGACTTCGATTGCGACGGCGACGTGGACGGGGCGGATTTTGTCGCTTGGCAGACAAACTTTCCCAAGCCGTCCGGCGCTACCCTCGATCAAGGCGAGGCCAACGGCGATGGGGCCGTGGATGGCGCCGATTTCGTTGTCTGGCAAACGCACTTTCCCACTCTGATCGCTCCAGCGGCAACTACAGTTCCAGAACCCACTGCAGGTGAGCTTGTGGCAATGTCCTTGATGATCGCCTTTTGCGTTGTCGGATTAGCACATGCAGTCGATGGAACCTGAGCAGCCATTCATGACGTTGCCGATGATGTGCTCACCAGCGGAACTGGTGGTTTACGCAATCGAATTCGTTAGAAATCCAAACGGGAGACGCCGCCGCCGGATGGTCAAACGGAACGGCTATACGATTTTGCCGCTGGGTGATCCTGTCTTGGTTCAGCGTGAACTGGAATTTTCCTCGTTTGGCGTTAGCGAGTGTGGTAGGCATCCTACCGTGGTAGTCGCGGCGTCGTGCCGCGAAGGTTGATCGCATTGGTGCCGATCTTGGAGTGGGGGCGAGGCGGCGTTGAAGCCGCCTCGCTCTCCGATCTCGGCCCCTGGATCGGCGCTCTGGTTGCTCCCTCAGCCGGGGTTAGGCCGCTAGGCGACCAAATGGATGCGAGGAACTGGCGGCGGGTGGAAAGGAGTGATTAGATGGATGGCGGTGCAGATGGCGGGTCGTGACGGCCAACAACTGATTGGTGCTTCGTGCCCGTTCCCCAGCCTGGTCTCGGGGGTGCTTGGAAATGTCATTGGTGGCTCGCTTCGGCGTTGACCCCGTTTGGGAGATTAATCGATTGCAGCCCCCGCGCCCGCCATCCCTTTCTAAATCTCGATACCAGTTTTTCATAGGGAGGACTGACATGGCTCGTAGATCTCCCAGGTCTGGTAGGCCGAAGCCGCAAGCTCGCGGTGGCCTTCCGATAACAGTCGCGAAAGTGCCGCGATCGATGAGCCGGTTGAATCCGAATGCTGCCGGCATTGATGTGGTGCGATAGCCCAGGACTTTCGGACAGCGGCGGGGAGCATGATTACGCCGCAGTTGCCGGGGCGTATTCGGCTTCGTATTGATCTGGGGATTTGTAACCGAGCGTCTGATGTAGGCGCTCCCGATTG encodes:
- a CDS encoding prolyl oligopeptidase family serine peptidase, giving the protein MIWYPFVPRTFLLAVALAGCPNFTLASSFLATVTYPSSVSSDAGGMLDLNAELNYESTRMNAPIAVVMHGYSGSAGKAAEVRNNAQRLRDTGFFVVSVSMRGRDGSDGVRDSGGVEVYDIYDAVEYVKAAFPTLVDPTNISITGYSGGGGNTMSALTKFPDYFRAGSSYFGMSDYGYDAVSGWYFDGADSGHKSQMNSDIGNPALGNPTIEDRYLARASNLASRNNPYSEIHLFVNQNEPTCPPVNDNTYQGNAVAAASFDGEFNKINVHIGGLGQYVDFNHNGINEANELQSWPHGYPSSNQQQAAEAWYLPRLLDGSIPQPVLNLKDDLFVAGFVVTKRFSLWLGDGQNAAGDLNYDLSDNLWTFDLDILSNSTSIQGTLKVDTAALSGKMLAARLNGIVVGQFVGGSAFQQNNFGNNDQLTLTVVGPGDFDCDGDVDGADFVAWQTNFPKPSGATLDQGEANGDGAVDGADFVVWQTHFPTLIAPAATTVPEPTAGELVAMSLMIAFCVVGLAHAVDGT